In one window of Sandaracinaceae bacterium DNA:
- a CDS encoding ATP-binding protein, which translates to MCFFWLAWFGASSAVADDGGVGAPQALPDQASAQASGALGAPSGTNPATTAPATALAMDQGASSAAEARVAALTARRARVLALLDGTLDTQFAAADVLRVPLDDVDLVGEGGQRFFALLERLRAEAGLADAARRRAEQARARAVAREPDPVVRAADGLLDALARFLLLPESERAAVVARHEARREAARAREAAVRPRVEELQRQAQQLTAYMRLELDPEVDPAPLLTLDLSANDELGGSHVRAAHLARDGSDAADHDASALTDPLARAELGFDRARRAYLELSSARKAELASVHRARQQAHREAERARAEAEAAAARRSAAATEVHDAVDAREAALEEARRARSAALRRVAEARAGLLGVRERQARRLVDLDEELAADEARHGQVTSLLDEVTSLERRSLLEGDKAADARTLLARVHARWSSTRQLWHEQQSRMTGGDLRVPLPGELPDELGDAADELVSLRAELVEEGEGLQDRVRRAEAEMERGLHADSVALNHARLRLLDLVHPEVRDTFTGFGAAGVAETRSEAEQIGLRARHTSLAWPSIVSGARDAVESSALHAGLLVFKVLLLFLGFRWWRKHGEAVLQGLGEEGMMFYLRRVRGPVEWLLLYAAIVYATGAGEVPGVATLTTVLSWTMGGATAILLLDAFAQRYHLGLGQRSRTAELRLRSLRLIGRAVVGVGLVLDLTQQAVGRGAIYAWVIRLCWLLAVPLLAVILRWWKRSIFRSLRLEGDPNRLVRWAREREKKLFGYPAAAVGGAYLLAMSIARVTLALAGRADLTQRLRAQLFRRRALRSDEDPTSPRTPVDRAVYARFEPFHAPTESLEGIAPAELDALRELLRAKQTSLSVVVGERGMGKTTFLRRLADQLGDTRVYRLSSPDTFAELVTLLAEQFGVEDSPAAVALHVRAAGPIAICIDDLHRMIMPAIGGLAELDQLVTYAREMGGDAAWVFAVEGPAWQYVERARGEHIFFDRVIQLPKWSVGDIGRLIRARSAEAGVEPCFDGVVVPRHPDGSVDEEVTQKAEGFYGVVWDFAGGNPAVALHCFRESLFENPEEANEPLVRLFREPAAEPLELLPGPMLYVLRAVLQLELARPDDIVQCTALPASDVADALRLGLSRGYIESVPEENAVRVDFHWFRPLTSVLRRKHLLVE; encoded by the coding sequence TTGTGTTTCTTCTGGCTGGCGTGGTTCGGCGCGTCGTCGGCGGTGGCGGACGATGGCGGCGTCGGCGCGCCACAGGCCTTGCCCGACCAAGCGTCCGCGCAAGCGTCTGGCGCGCTGGGTGCCCCCTCGGGTACGAACCCCGCGACGACCGCGCCGGCGACCGCGCTCGCGATGGATCAGGGCGCGAGCTCCGCCGCGGAAGCCAGGGTGGCCGCGCTCACGGCACGCAGGGCGCGCGTGCTCGCGCTCCTCGACGGGACGCTGGACACCCAATTCGCCGCGGCGGACGTGCTGCGCGTGCCCCTCGACGACGTGGATCTGGTGGGCGAGGGCGGGCAGCGCTTCTTCGCGCTCCTCGAGCGCCTGCGGGCCGAGGCCGGGCTCGCCGATGCTGCCCGGAGGCGCGCGGAGCAGGCGCGGGCGCGCGCGGTCGCTCGTGAGCCGGATCCCGTCGTGCGAGCCGCCGATGGGCTGTTGGACGCCCTCGCGCGGTTCCTCCTGCTCCCCGAGTCGGAGCGCGCTGCCGTCGTGGCGCGACACGAGGCGCGGCGTGAGGCGGCGCGGGCACGTGAAGCGGCCGTGCGCCCCAGGGTGGAGGAGCTGCAGCGGCAGGCACAGCAGCTGACGGCCTACATGCGCCTCGAGCTCGACCCCGAGGTAGACCCCGCGCCGCTGCTGACGCTGGACCTCAGCGCGAACGATGAGCTCGGCGGATCGCATGTCCGCGCCGCCCACCTCGCGCGCGATGGCTCGGACGCTGCCGATCACGACGCGAGCGCGCTCACGGACCCGCTCGCGCGGGCGGAGCTGGGGTTCGATCGCGCCCGGCGCGCGTACTTGGAGCTGTCGTCTGCGCGCAAGGCAGAGCTCGCGAGCGTGCATCGCGCTCGGCAGCAAGCTCACCGAGAGGCCGAGCGGGCCCGCGCCGAGGCCGAGGCCGCCGCCGCGCGGCGGAGCGCCGCGGCCACCGAGGTGCATGACGCCGTGGACGCGCGCGAGGCAGCGCTGGAGGAGGCCCGCCGTGCGCGCTCGGCTGCGCTCCGTCGCGTGGCCGAGGCCCGCGCTGGCTTGCTAGGCGTTCGCGAGCGACAGGCCCGGCGTCTGGTCGACCTCGACGAAGAGCTGGCCGCTGACGAGGCGCGCCACGGGCAGGTCACCTCTCTGCTGGACGAGGTCACTTCCCTGGAGCGCCGCTCTCTGCTGGAAGGTGACAAGGCGGCTGATGCGCGCACGCTGCTTGCTCGCGTCCACGCGCGCTGGAGCAGCACGCGGCAGCTCTGGCACGAACAGCAGAGCCGAATGACGGGCGGCGACCTGCGCGTCCCGCTGCCCGGGGAGCTGCCCGACGAGCTCGGCGACGCCGCGGACGAGCTGGTCAGCTTGCGGGCCGAGCTGGTCGAGGAGGGGGAGGGACTGCAGGACCGCGTGCGACGCGCCGAGGCGGAGATGGAGCGCGGGCTGCACGCAGACTCGGTCGCGCTCAATCACGCGCGCCTGCGGCTGCTCGACCTCGTCCACCCCGAGGTGCGCGACACGTTCACGGGCTTCGGCGCGGCGGGGGTCGCGGAGACGCGCAGCGAGGCCGAACAGATCGGGCTTCGGGCGCGTCACACCTCCCTCGCGTGGCCCAGCATCGTCTCGGGCGCACGGGACGCGGTGGAGAGTTCGGCGCTCCACGCGGGGCTCTTGGTGTTCAAGGTCCTGCTCCTCTTCTTGGGCTTCCGGTGGTGGCGCAAGCACGGGGAGGCGGTGCTGCAGGGGCTCGGCGAAGAGGGCATGATGTTCTACCTGCGTCGCGTCCGCGGCCCGGTGGAGTGGCTCCTGCTCTACGCCGCCATCGTCTACGCGACGGGCGCGGGCGAGGTGCCGGGCGTGGCCACACTGACGACCGTGCTGAGCTGGACCATGGGGGGCGCGACCGCCATCCTGCTCCTGGACGCGTTCGCCCAGCGCTACCACCTCGGCCTCGGCCAACGCAGCCGCACCGCGGAGCTGCGTCTCCGGTCGCTGCGCCTCATCGGGCGCGCGGTGGTAGGCGTCGGTCTCGTGCTGGATCTCACCCAACAAGCCGTGGGTCGAGGCGCCATCTACGCATGGGTCATCCGCCTCTGCTGGTTGCTGGCCGTGCCGTTGCTGGCCGTCATCCTGCGCTGGTGGAAGCGCTCCATCTTCCGCTCGCTGCGGCTCGAGGGCGATCCCAACCGCTTGGTACGCTGGGCTCGTGAGCGTGAGAAGAAGCTCTTTGGCTATCCCGCTGCGGCCGTGGGCGGAGCGTACCTGCTGGCGATGTCCATCGCCCGCGTGACCCTCGCGCTCGCCGGTCGCGCGGACCTGACCCAGCGGCTGCGCGCCCAGCTGTTCCGTCGGCGGGCGCTGCGCTCCGACGAAGACCCGACCTCGCCGCGGACGCCCGTCGACCGTGCCGTGTACGCACGCTTCGAGCCGTTTCACGCGCCGACCGAGTCTCTCGAGGGCATCGCGCCAGCCGAGCTCGACGCCCTGCGGGAGCTCCTGCGCGCGAAGCAGACCAGCCTGAGCGTCGTCGTGGGCGAGCGTGGCATGGGCAAGACCACGTTCTTGCGCCGGCTGGCCGACCAGCTGGGCGACACGCGCGTGTACCGCCTCTCCTCGCCCGACACCTTCGCAGAGCTCGTGACCCTGCTCGCGGAGCAGTTCGGCGTGGAAGACAGCCCAGCGGCCGTCGCTCTCCACGTGCGCGCCGCGGGGCCCATCGCGATCTGCATCGACGACCTCCACCGCATGATCATGCCGGCCATCGGCGGACTGGCGGAGCTCGACCAGCTCGTGACCTACGCGCGCGAGATGGGGGGCGACGCCGCGTGGGTGTTCGCCGTGGAGGGGCCGGCCTGGCAGTACGTCGAGCGCGCGCGTGGGGAGCACATCTTCTTCGACCGCGTGATCCAGCTGCCGAAGTGGTCGGTGGGAGACATCGGGCGGCTCATCCGCGCCCGCAGCGCCGAGGCCGGCGTGGAGCCCTGCTTCGACGGCGTGGTCGTGCCGCGGCACCCGGACGGGAGCGTCGACGAGGAGGTCACGCAGAAGGCGGAGGGCTTCTACGGTGTCGTGTGGGACTTCGCGGGGGGCAACCCCGCGGTCGCGCTGCACTGCTTCCGGGAGTCGCTCTTCGAGAACCCGGAGGAGGCCAACGAACCCCTGGTCCGGCTGTTCCGGGAGCCTGCCGCCGAACCCCTCGAGCTGCTGCCGGGGCCCATGCTGTACGTCCTGCGCGCCGTCCTGCAGCTGGAGCTCGCGCGCCCGGACGACATCGTGCAGTGCACGGCGCTCCCTGCGTCCGACGTCGCCGATGCGCTGCGGCTCGGGCTCTCCCGCGGATACATCGAGTCAGTGCCCGAGGAGAACGCCGTGCGCGTGGACTTCCACTGGTTTCGCCCTCTGACCAGCGTGCTGCGCCGCAAGCACCTCTTGGTGGAATGA
- the rlmKL gene encoding bifunctional 23S rRNA (guanine(2069)-N(7))-methyltransferase RlmK/23S rRNA (guanine(2445)-N(2))-methyltransferase RlmL, which yields MDFIATCARGTEDVLAQELRQERVRGVAPGAGVVRFTGTLEDAYTACVWSRVASKVLLPIAEFAAPDANPDALYEGVSRIAWLDHLGPEQTLAVDCVVSGDRKAHTRYLALRTKDAIVDQLRARTGSRPDVDTDAPDVRVHVHLGDGVASVSIDLAGEPLHRRHYRPRGARAPLKENLAAALLLMAGWSRARRVLVDPMCGSGTWLIEAARIATDMAPALDRTRFGFTGWRGHEPETFRRVQAEAQARARRGREDGHTPVIVGSDVDDDAVALARKGASLAGVGQLVRVERRALRDARPPREWREHLASLGQDAGDPSGDARGLIVVNPPYGERLGEGVALYQVYEELGDTFKQHFGGFDAWVLAGNAQLVKRVGLRAARRIPVWNGPIECRLLHYPLTARRTPQPEPADARSAQRDSAADARRTGRDHDVDERPTPTNVGGERRPTGDAPASAEIDAAPTTPADAAPRTSPTDGTPAWRKPSAEAVMFENRLRKNLRTIPKWAEKQRLGCYRVYDADIPEYNVAVDVFRTERGPAALVHEYGAPRHVSEADAERRLRDAMLVVPKELDIDPERVHLRVRQRSRADQARRGAPGQYERRAPAREIIEVVEEQGLRFEINFGQYLDCGLFMDLRALRNTLREECRDQYVLNLFAYTCTASVYAAAGGAREVVSVDLNANYLDWGVRNFELNRLPTRPHLFERADCLRWLSSGRGRFDRILLNPPSYSRSKSMRGDFDVTRDYPGLIADAAARLSPDGVLYFVTHARGFRIDSEKLPGLDVQDIVKTTLPRDFARSPHHAFRITRRAP from the coding sequence ATGGACTTCATCGCCACGTGCGCCCGCGGCACCGAAGACGTCTTGGCGCAGGAGCTGCGCCAAGAGCGCGTGCGCGGCGTCGCGCCGGGCGCCGGCGTGGTGCGCTTCACGGGGACCCTCGAGGACGCGTACACGGCGTGTGTGTGGTCGCGCGTGGCGAGCAAGGTGCTGCTGCCCATCGCCGAGTTCGCCGCGCCCGACGCGAACCCGGACGCGCTCTACGAGGGCGTGTCACGCATCGCGTGGCTGGACCACCTGGGCCCCGAGCAGACGCTCGCCGTGGACTGCGTCGTGTCGGGCGACCGCAAAGCGCACACGCGCTACCTGGCGCTGCGCACCAAGGACGCCATCGTCGACCAGCTGCGGGCGAGGACGGGCTCGCGTCCCGACGTGGACACCGACGCGCCGGACGTGCGCGTGCACGTCCACTTGGGGGATGGCGTGGCGTCGGTGTCCATCGACCTGGCGGGGGAGCCGCTGCACCGGCGGCACTACCGGCCGCGTGGCGCGCGGGCGCCGTTGAAGGAGAACCTCGCCGCCGCGCTGCTGCTGATGGCGGGTTGGTCGCGCGCGCGACGGGTGCTGGTGGACCCCATGTGCGGCAGCGGCACCTGGCTGATCGAGGCGGCGCGCATCGCGACCGACATGGCCCCCGCGCTGGACCGCACGCGCTTCGGCTTCACGGGCTGGCGGGGGCACGAGCCGGAGACGTTTCGTCGCGTCCAGGCCGAGGCCCAGGCGCGCGCGCGTCGGGGCCGCGAAGACGGCCACACGCCCGTCATCGTGGGCAGCGACGTGGACGACGACGCCGTCGCGCTCGCCCGCAAGGGTGCTTCGCTCGCGGGCGTCGGGCAGCTGGTGCGCGTCGAGCGGCGCGCGCTGCGTGACGCGCGTCCTCCGCGCGAGTGGCGCGAACACCTCGCGTCGCTCGGCCAGGACGCAGGCGACCCGAGCGGAGACGCGCGCGGGCTGATCGTGGTGAACCCGCCCTACGGCGAGCGCCTGGGCGAGGGCGTGGCGCTGTATCAGGTCTACGAAGAGCTGGGAGACACGTTCAAGCAGCACTTCGGCGGGTTCGACGCGTGGGTGCTGGCGGGCAACGCGCAGCTGGTGAAGCGCGTGGGCTTGCGCGCCGCGCGCCGCATCCCGGTGTGGAACGGGCCGATCGAGTGCCGGCTGCTGCACTACCCGCTCACCGCCCGACGCACGCCGCAGCCCGAGCCTGCCGACGCGCGGAGCGCCCAGCGTGACAGCGCCGCCGACGCGCGCCGCACCGGGCGTGACCACGACGTCGACGAGCGACCGACTCCGACCAACGTGGGCGGTGAGAGGCGACCGACCGGCGATGCACCCGCGAGCGCGGAGATCGACGCTGCACCAACGACCCCCGCCGACGCTGCCCCGCGAACGAGCCCCACGGACGGAACACCCGCTTGGCGCAAGCCCAGCGCCGAGGCGGTCATGTTCGAGAACCGCCTGCGCAAGAACCTCCGGACCATCCCCAAGTGGGCCGAGAAGCAGAGGCTCGGGTGCTACCGCGTGTACGACGCGGACATCCCCGAGTACAACGTGGCGGTGGACGTGTTCCGCACCGAGCGCGGCCCCGCGGCACTGGTGCACGAGTACGGCGCGCCACGCCACGTGTCCGAGGCGGACGCGGAGCGGCGCCTGCGCGACGCGATGCTGGTGGTGCCCAAGGAGCTCGACATCGACCCCGAGCGCGTGCACCTGCGCGTGCGTCAGCGCAGCCGCGCGGACCAAGCGCGCCGCGGCGCCCCTGGCCAGTACGAGCGCCGCGCGCCCGCCCGTGAGATCATCGAGGTGGTGGAGGAGCAGGGGCTGCGCTTCGAGATCAACTTCGGGCAGTACCTGGACTGCGGTCTGTTCATGGACCTGCGCGCGCTGCGCAACACGTTGCGGGAGGAGTGCCGCGACCAGTACGTGCTCAACTTGTTCGCCTACACGTGCACGGCCAGCGTCTACGCCGCAGCGGGCGGCGCGCGCGAGGTGGTGAGCGTGGACCTGAACGCCAACTACCTCGACTGGGGCGTGCGCAACTTCGAGCTCAATCGGCTGCCCACGCGGCCGCACCTCTTCGAGCGAGCCGACTGCCTGCGCTGGCTGAGCAGCGGGCGCGGGCGCTTCGACCGCATCCTGCTGAACCCCCCGAGCTACTCGCGCAGCAAGTCCATGCGCGGCGACTTCGACGTCACGCGCGACTACCCGGGGCTGATCGCGGACGCCGCGGCGCGCCTGTCCCCGGACGGCGTGCTGTACTTCGTGACCCACGCGCGCGGCTTCCGCATCGACAGCGAGAAGCTGCCGGGGCTCGACGTGCAGGACATCGTGAAGACCACCCTGCCGCGCGACTTCGCGCGCAGCCCGCACCACGCCTTCCGCATCACGCGGCGCGCACCCTGA
- a CDS encoding sulfite oxidase-like oxidoreductase, with the protein MSSTDDQAAQKEARIVAARMRLRERFEARQAATPAQADTAPMGTGAPNRHGMPRLPPGQHEVTNWPVLDLGTKPVVSKDVWRLELSGACAHPQELDWSTFMALPIVEDTSDFHCVTTWSRYDMRWRGVRFADLAALAGVHDDAEHVLCHAYDHYTTNVPLVEALKGDVLLAFEVDGQPLPREHGGPVRMITPQLYAWKGAKWIRKIEFRVHDRPGFWEERGYSNSAHPWREDRYS; encoded by the coding sequence ATGTCCTCCACCGACGACCAAGCCGCGCAGAAAGAAGCCCGCATCGTCGCGGCCCGCATGCGCCTCCGCGAGCGCTTCGAGGCGCGCCAGGCCGCGACGCCCGCGCAGGCCGACACGGCTCCCATGGGCACCGGGGCGCCCAACCGCCACGGCATGCCGCGGCTCCCTCCCGGGCAGCACGAGGTGACCAACTGGCCCGTGCTGGACCTCGGGACCAAGCCCGTGGTGTCGAAGGACGTGTGGCGGCTCGAGCTGAGCGGCGCGTGCGCGCACCCACAGGAGCTCGACTGGTCCACCTTCATGGCGCTGCCTATCGTCGAGGACACCAGCGACTTCCACTGCGTCACCACCTGGTCGCGCTACGACATGCGCTGGCGTGGCGTGCGCTTCGCCGACCTGGCGGCGCTGGCGGGGGTGCACGACGACGCCGAGCACGTGCTGTGTCACGCCTACGACCACTACACCACCAACGTACCTCTGGTGGAGGCGCTCAAGGGGGACGTGCTCCTGGCGTTCGAGGTGGACGGCCAGCCGCTGCCGCGTGAGCACGGCGGCCCGGTGCGCATGATCACGCCGCAGCTGTACGCGTGGAAGGGCGCCAAGTGGATCCGTAAGATCGAGTTCCGCGTGCACGACCGCCCGGGCTTCTGGGAGGAGCGCGGCTACTCGAACAGCGCCCATCCGTGGCGCGAGGACCGCTACAGCTGA
- a CDS encoding DUF4010 domain-containing protein, which yields MTGREQPRPALDGATRVEWVAVALLAGVALPLAPDTGLGPYGAINLQSMTRVVLVVLCIGAAGFYAQRFLGERYGLLVAGFAAGFVSSSATIASMGLRAKADPSTRNSAVAGGLASSIATVVFYVLIVAAVDPLLVRHLALPLGFAGVAAVAVTLVYARAAGRVPHEESPGRAFQWLPALAVGGASAALAMVGAALRERTGEASMVVVSAVAGLVDAHATSASVATLHHEGQLDAPTATLAVVVALSVNTVTKMVMAFVSRERDFALRLSAGVLAIALAAWLGMAASLR from the coding sequence ATGACCGGTCGAGAACAGCCACGCCCCGCGCTCGACGGCGCGACCCGCGTCGAGTGGGTCGCCGTCGCGCTCTTGGCGGGCGTCGCTCTGCCGCTCGCCCCGGACACGGGCCTCGGCCCGTACGGCGCGATCAACCTCCAGAGCATGACGCGCGTGGTGCTCGTCGTGCTTTGCATCGGCGCGGCGGGCTTCTACGCGCAGCGCTTCCTGGGGGAGCGCTACGGGCTCCTGGTCGCGGGGTTCGCGGCGGGATTCGTCTCCAGCTCGGCCACCATCGCGTCCATGGGTCTGCGCGCCAAGGCCGACCCGAGCACCCGCAATTCGGCCGTGGCGGGAGGGCTGGCGTCGAGCATCGCCACGGTGGTGTTCTACGTGCTGATCGTGGCGGCGGTGGATCCGCTGCTCGTCCGGCACCTGGCGCTTCCGCTCGGGTTCGCGGGGGTCGCTGCCGTGGCGGTCACGCTCGTGTATGCGCGCGCGGCAGGGCGGGTGCCTCACGAGGAGTCCCCTGGGCGCGCGTTCCAGTGGCTGCCCGCGCTGGCGGTCGGAGGCGCGAGCGCTGCGCTTGCCATGGTGGGCGCCGCGCTGCGCGAGCGGACGGGCGAAGCGAGCATGGTCGTGGTCTCCGCCGTGGCGGGCTTGGTGGACGCGCACGCGACGTCCGCCTCCGTCGCCACACTCCACCATGAAGGACAGCTGGACGCCCCGACGGCGACGCTCGCGGTGGTGGTGGCGCTCTCCGTGAACACCGTCACGAAGATGGTCATGGCCTTCGTGTCGCGGGAGCGTGACTTCGCGCTGCGCCTCTCGGCGGGGGTCCTGGCCATCGCGCTGGCCGCGTGGCTGGGCATGGCCGCCTCGCTGCGCTGA
- a CDS encoding TetR/AcrR family transcriptional regulator — protein MRWKDGQKDETRAAIVAAAAELFRERGFGSTSVADVMARAGRTVGGFYAHFASKEELLTAVLDESFGSLERTLLRGLERTDGAAFVEKVTRRYLSPAHRDDPAHGCPLPALALEVARLGTAPQAALEEYLKQVTGLLAERSPQTRSGLSETQLALGLTALSVGGLLLARAVADPQLSNDILEACACLAAAEVQPDHPHPLEPST, from the coding sequence ATGCGCTGGAAAGACGGACAGAAAGACGAGACACGCGCAGCCATTGTGGCGGCGGCGGCCGAGCTCTTCCGCGAGCGCGGGTTCGGCAGCACGAGCGTGGCCGACGTCATGGCGCGAGCGGGCCGCACGGTGGGCGGCTTCTACGCGCACTTCGCCTCCAAGGAGGAGCTGCTCACGGCCGTGCTGGACGAGTCGTTCGGGAGCCTCGAGCGCACGCTCCTGCGCGGCCTCGAGCGCACGGACGGTGCCGCCTTCGTGGAGAAGGTCACGCGCCGCTACTTGAGCCCCGCTCACCGCGACGACCCAGCACACGGCTGCCCGCTGCCCGCGCTGGCGCTCGAAGTGGCGCGCCTCGGCACCGCGCCGCAGGCCGCCCTCGAGGAGTACTTGAAGCAGGTGACGGGGCTGCTGGCCGAGCGCTCGCCGCAGACGCGCTCCGGGCTGAGTGAGACGCAGCTGGCGCTCGGACTCACCGCGCTGTCGGTCGGCGGGCTGCTGCTCGCGCGCGCCGTGGCGGACCCTCAGCTTTCGAACGACATCTTGGAGGCGTGCGCATGCCTCGCAGCGGCCGAAGTGCAGCCGGACCACCCTCACCCACTGGAGCCCTCGACATGA
- a CDS encoding molybdopterin-dependent oxidoreductase: MTAHKTACILCSRNCGLSVETAERTFVRIHGDEDHPVSRGYMCQKGARLAYYQDHDDRLTHPLRRTPDGTYVKVGWDEALSDIAARLLAIRERHGGRAFAFYGGGGQGNHLGGAYGRQLQKAMRSRYLYNSLAQEKTGDFWVNGRVFGKQTCHTTEDIEHADFALVIGANPWQAHGIPNARDTLREYKKDPARTLVVIDPRRTETAKDATIHLQLRPGTDAYLMAAMLSLIVREGLHDSAFLAQHTRGWAALERALLAVPVEEYVRRADVPLEDVQRVARGFARAERACVRVDLGIQQSPNTTLNGYLEKMLFLVTGQFGKRGGNNLHTFLLPVIGHTDERNPKYWRTVHHGMHPISGIYPPNILPDEIEHPGEDRVRAMFVDSANPAVTAADSQAYARAFAKLELLVVVDVAFTETARLAHYVLPAASQFEKWECTGFNLEFPANFFQLRAPLFAPLGDALPEPEIYTRLLEHMGELPRRFAALERVAEREPEGALHLGFLGALAATLAAKPKLRPYAASVLYRSLGRVLPDGSGAAAFLLPLSILYAQRHYTAVKRAGHAGNRVTVGAHLFRAILGGRSGVVLSRHHYDEVWELLGHKDQRAELDVPEMLGALRDLQHAEVTSEAFPLVLMAGERRTYNANAIFRNPAWRKQDKDGALRMHPEDAQSLALTNGERARVTSARGSIEVTVQADDSVRRGMVTLPHGHGLRYGDSGPHGPALNQLTSGDHCEPFTRTPYHKHVPVRVEPLQPAATASAVSA; encoded by the coding sequence ATGACCGCCCACAAGACCGCCTGCATCCTCTGTTCGCGCAACTGCGGCCTGTCGGTGGAGACCGCCGAGCGCACGTTCGTGCGCATCCACGGCGACGAGGACCACCCCGTGTCGCGCGGCTACATGTGCCAGAAGGGCGCGCGCCTGGCCTACTACCAGGACCACGACGACCGGCTGACGCACCCGCTCCGGCGCACGCCCGACGGGACGTACGTGAAGGTCGGCTGGGACGAGGCGCTGAGCGACATCGCCGCGCGGTTGCTCGCCATCCGCGAGCGTCACGGCGGGCGCGCCTTCGCGTTCTACGGCGGGGGCGGCCAGGGCAACCACCTGGGTGGGGCCTACGGGCGACAGCTGCAGAAGGCGATGCGCAGCCGCTACCTGTACAACTCGCTGGCGCAGGAGAAGACCGGCGACTTCTGGGTCAACGGGCGCGTCTTCGGCAAGCAGACGTGCCACACCACGGAGGACATCGAGCACGCGGACTTCGCGCTGGTGATCGGCGCGAACCCCTGGCAGGCGCACGGCATCCCCAACGCGCGCGACACGCTGCGCGAGTACAAGAAGGACCCGGCGCGCACGCTGGTGGTGATCGACCCGCGCCGCACGGAGACGGCCAAGGACGCCACCATCCACCTGCAGCTGCGGCCCGGCACGGACGCCTACCTGATGGCCGCCATGCTCAGCCTGATCGTGCGCGAGGGCCTGCACGACAGCGCGTTCCTCGCGCAGCACACGCGGGGCTGGGCCGCGCTCGAGCGCGCGCTGCTGGCCGTGCCGGTGGAGGAGTACGTGCGGCGCGCCGACGTGCCGCTCGAGGACGTGCAGCGCGTAGCGCGGGGCTTTGCGCGGGCCGAGCGCGCGTGCGTGCGCGTGGACTTGGGCATCCAACAGAGCCCCAACACCACGCTCAACGGCTACCTCGAGAAGATGCTGTTTTTGGTGACGGGGCAGTTCGGCAAGCGCGGCGGCAACAACCTGCACACGTTCCTGCTGCCGGTCATCGGGCACACGGACGAGCGCAACCCAAAGTACTGGCGCACCGTCCACCACGGCATGCACCCCATCTCGGGCATCTACCCGCCCAACATCCTGCCGGACGAGATCGAGCACCCGGGGGAGGACCGCGTGCGCGCCATGTTCGTGGACAGCGCGAACCCCGCTGTCACGGCGGCGGACAGCCAGGCCTACGCGCGCGCCTTCGCGAAGCTGGAGCTGCTGGTGGTGGTGGACGTGGCCTTCACCGAGACGGCGCGCCTCGCGCACTACGTGCTGCCCGCCGCGTCGCAGTTCGAGAAGTGGGAGTGCACGGGGTTCAACCTGGAGTTCCCGGCCAACTTCTTCCAGCTGCGCGCGCCGCTGTTCGCGCCCCTGGGGGACGCGTTGCCCGAGCCCGAGATCTACACGCGCCTGCTGGAGCACATGGGCGAGCTGCCGCGACGCTTCGCGGCGCTCGAGCGTGTGGCGGAGCGTGAGCCGGAGGGGGCGCTGCACCTCGGGTTCCTGGGCGCGCTCGCCGCCACGCTCGCGGCCAAGCCCAAGCTACGCCCCTACGCGGCGTCCGTCCTGTATCGGTCGCTCGGGCGCGTGCTGCCGGATGGGTCCGGGGCGGCGGCCTTCCTGCTGCCGCTCAGCATCCTTTACGCGCAGCGGCACTACACCGCGGTCAAGCGCGCGGGGCACGCGGGCAATCGCGTCACCGTCGGCGCGCACCTGTTCCGGGCCATCCTCGGCGGGCGCTCTGGCGTGGTGCTGAGCCGGCACCACTACGACGAGGTGTGGGAGCTGCTCGGACACAAGGACCAGCGCGCGGAGCTGGACGTGCCCGAGATGCTCGGCGCGCTGCGCGATCTACAGCACGCGGAGGTCACCAGCGAGGCCTTCCCGCTGGTGCTCATGGCGGGCGAGCGGCGCACCTACAACGCGAACGCCATCTTCCGGAACCCGGCGTGGCGCAAGCAGGACAAGGACGGCGCGCTGCGCATGCACCCCGAGGATGCGCAGTCCCTGGCGCTGACGAACGGGGAGCGAGCGCGCGTGACCTCGGCGCGCGGCAGCATCGAGGTCACCGTGCAAGCGGACGACAGCGTGCGGCGCGGGATGGTGACGCTGCCGCACGGCCACGGCCTGCGCTACGGCGACAGCGGGCCGCACGGGCCTGCGCTGAACCAGCTCACGTCGGGCGACCACTGCGAGCCGTTCACGCGCACGCCCTATCACAAGCACGTGCCGGTGCGCGTGGAGCCGCTGCAGCCGGCCGCGACGGCATCTGCGGTCAGCGCGTAG
- a CDS encoding MmcQ/YjbR family DNA-binding protein, which yields MDAKRERAAIEKLRTLCMGFPEANERVSHGEPTWFAGKGKVFAMLANHHHGSPHLAVWLPQTPDAQLGLIELDPARFFKPPYVGPRGWVGVVLDATTDWSQVDALVRDAYVHVATQKLRKALTARDGATTR from the coding sequence ATGGACGCGAAGCGAGAGCGTGCCGCCATCGAGAAGCTGCGCACCCTCTGCATGGGGTTCCCCGAGGCCAACGAGCGCGTGTCGCACGGCGAGCCCACCTGGTTCGCGGGAAAGGGCAAGGTCTTCGCCATGCTCGCCAACCATCACCACGGCAGCCCGCACCTCGCCGTGTGGCTGCCGCAGACACCGGACGCCCAGCTCGGCCTCATCGAGCTGGACCCGGCGCGCTTCTTCAAGCCTCCGTACGTGGGCCCGCGCGGCTGGGTGGGGGTGGTGCTCGACGCCACCACGGACTGGTCGCAGGTGGACGCACTGGTGCGCGACGCCTACGTGCACGTGGCCACGCAGAAGCTCCGCAAGGCGCTCACGGCGCGCGACGGGGCGACTACGCGCTGA